Part of the Bacteroidales bacterium genome is shown below.
TTTTGTTATCCTGATTCGGTGTGATCACCGTAGGAGGATTTATATCCTTGACGGTAATGCTGACCTGATCCGCTGCAACCGGACATACTCCGTTATCTATCGACCATTGCAGAATGTTTTCCTTCAGCTCGAGATCGGTGACTTTTGTTTTGGGATCCGAGATGTCCTCAAAGACCGCGTTACCTTCAACCACGCTCCATTCACCATTACCTTCAACAGGCCTGTTGGCATCCAGTGTGGTTTCAAACTGATAATTCAGTGTCTGATCTTCACCTGCATCTGCCTCCGGTTGCCTGTACACCTCAACCGTAACCTGTCCGGATCGGGAACATTGGTATTCATTGGTTAGTATCACCCTGTAAGTTGTTGTATTGACAGGATAGGCGAGGGGCTTAGCTGTGTCAGCACGGTTCAGGCTTTCTTCCGGTTCCCATTGAAAATGACCCGTTCCTTCAGCGCTTAATTGGATGGTATCCCCTTCGCACATTTCATATAAATCCTGAACGCTTAATT
Proteins encoded:
- a CDS encoding gliding motility-associated C-terminal domain-containing protein, giving the protein DNPEASPEQTTTYQVFVVNEKGLEDSAEVTVTVNPLPELSVQDLYEMCEGDTIQLSAEGTGHFQWEPEESLNRADTAKPLAYPVNTTTYRVILTNEYQCSRSGQVTVEVYRQPEADAGEDQTLNYQFETTLDANRPVEGNGEWSVVEGNAVFEDISDPKTKVTDLELKENILQWSIDNGVCPVAADQVSITVKDINPPTVITPNQDNKNDYFRIPGMEKTEYDEFIVFDKWGNEVFREQNYQEDWDGRNHQGNKLMPDTYFYILKLKSGRVLKGFINIEE